In Ursus arctos isolate Adak ecotype North America unplaced genomic scaffold, UrsArc2.0 scaffold_3, whole genome shotgun sequence, one DNA window encodes the following:
- the LOC113249592 gene encoding olfactory receptor-like protein OLF3, which translates to METDNQTWVREFILLGLSSDWDTRVSLFILFLITYMVTVLGNVLIVLLIRLDSRLHTPMYFFLTNLSLVDVSYATSIVPQMLAHFLAAHKAIPFVSCAAQLFFSLGLGGIEFVLLAVMAYDRYVAVCNPLRYSVIMHGGLCARLAITSWVSGSVNSLMQTVITFQLPMCQNKYIDHISCELLAVVRLACVDTSSNEIAIMVSSIVLLMTPFCLVLLSYIQIISTILKIQSTEGRKKAFHTCASHLTVVVLCYGMTIFTYIRPHSSPSVLQEKLISVFYAILMPMLNPMIYSVRNKEVKGAWQKLLGQLSGLTSKLAT; encoded by the coding sequence atggaaacagaTAACCAGACATGGGTGAGAGAGTTTATCCTCCTTGGCCTGTCCAGTGACTGGGACACACGGGTGTCCCTCTTCATCCTTTTCTTGATCACATACATGGTGACAGTGCTGGGGAACGTCCTCATCGTTCTTCTCATCAGACTGGACAGCCGACTCCACACTCCCATGTACTTCTTTCTCACCAACCTCTCCCTCGTTGATGTCTCTTATGCCACAAGCATCGTTCCTCAGATGCTGGCGCATTTTCTTGCAGCACATAAAGCAATCCCATTTGTGAGCTGTGCAGCCCAGTTATTTTTCTCCCTAGGCTTGGGCGGGATTGAGTTTGTTCTATTGGcagtgatggcctatgaccgctacgtgGCTGTGTGTAACCCCCTGCGATACTCGGTCATCATGCATGGAGGCCTCTGTGCTAGGTTGGCCATCACATCCTGGGTCAGTGGCTCTGTCAACTCTCTCATGCAGACTGTAATCACCTTTCAGCTGCCCATGTGCCAAAACAAGTATATTGATCACATATCCTGCGAACTCCTAGCTGTGGTCAGACTGGCTTGTGTGGACACCTCTTCCAATGAGATCGCAATCATGGTTTCTAGCATTGTTCTGCTGATGACACCTTTCTGCCTGGTTCTCCTGTCCTACATCCAGATCATCTCCACCATCCTAAAGATCCAGTCCacggaaggaagaaagaaagccttCCACACCTGTGCCTCTCACCTCACAGTGGTTGTCCTGTGCTATGGCATGACCATTTTTACTTACATCCggccccactccagcccctctgtcCTTCAGGAGAAGTTAATTTCTGTCTTCTATGCCATTTTAATGCCCATGCTGAACCCCATGATTTATAGTGTAAGGAATAAGGAGGTGAAGGGGGCCTGGCAGAAGCTATTAGGGCAATTATCTGGGTTAACATCAAAACTAGCAACTTAA